One Streptococcus sp. DTU_2020_1001019_1_SI_AUS_MUR_006 DNA window includes the following coding sequences:
- the tig gene encoding trigger factor yields MSVSFENKETNRGVLTFTISQDQIKPELDRVFNSVKKSLNVPGFRKGHLPRPIFDQKFGEESLYQDVMNALLPNAYEAAVKEAGLEVVAQPKIDVTSMEKGQDWVITAEVVTKPEVKLGDYKNLEVSVDVEKEVTDADVEERIERERNNLAELVIKDGAAEDGDTVVIDFVGSIDGVEFDGGKGENFSLGLGSGQFIPGFEDQLVGHSAGETVDVIVTFPEDYQAEDLAGKEAKFVTTIHEVKAKEVPALDDELAKDIDEEVETLAELKEKYRKELAAAKEEAYKDAVEGAAIDKAVENAEIVELPEEMIHEEVHRSVNEFLGNLQRQGINPDMYFQITGTTQEDLHKQYEAEAESRTKTNLVIEAVAKAEGFDASEEEIQKEIEQLAADYNMEVAQVQSLLSAEMLKHDIAVKKAVELITSTATVK; encoded by the coding sequence ATGTCTGTATCATTTGAAAACAAAGAAACAAACCGTGGTGTCTTGACTTTCACTATCTCTCAAGACCAAATCAAACCAGAATTGGACCGTGTGTTTAACTCAGTAAAGAAATCTCTTAACGTTCCTGGTTTCCGTAAAGGGCATCTTCCACGTCCTATCTTCGACCAAAAATTTGGTGAAGAGTCACTTTACCAAGACGTTATGAACGCTCTTTTGCCAAACGCTTATGAAGCAGCTGTAAAAGAAGCTGGTCTTGAAGTCGTTGCACAACCAAAAATTGACGTAACTTCAATGGAAAAAGGTCAAGATTGGGTTATCACTGCTGAAGTTGTTACAAAACCTGAAGTTAAATTGGGCGACTACAAAAACCTTGAAGTATCAGTTGATGTAGAAAAAGAAGTAACTGACGCTGACGTTGAAGAGCGTATCGAACGTGAACGCAACAACTTGGCTGAATTGGTGATCAAAGATGGTGCTGCTGAAGACGGCGACACTGTTGTTATCGACTTCGTTGGTTCAATCGACGGTGTTGAATTTGATGGCGGAAAAGGTGAAAACTTCTCACTTGGACTTGGTTCAGGTCAATTCATCCCTGGTTTCGAAGACCAATTGGTAGGTCACTCAGCTGGTGAAACTGTTGATGTTATCGTAACATTCCCAGAAGACTACCAAGCTGAAGACCTTGCCGGTAAAGAAGCTAAATTCGTGACAACTATCCACGAAGTAAAAGCTAAAGAAGTTCCAGCTCTTGACGATGAACTTGCAAAAGACATCGACGAAGAAGTTGAAACACTTGCTGAATTGAAAGAAAAATACCGCAAGGAATTGGCTGCTGCTAAAGAAGAAGCTTACAAAGATGCAGTTGAAGGTGCAGCAATTGATAAAGCTGTAGAAAACGCTGAAATCGTAGAACTTCCAGAAGAAATGATCCACGAAGAAGTTCACCGTTCAGTAAACGAATTCCTTGGAAACTTGCAACGTCAAGGTATCAACCCTGACATGTACTTCCAAATCACTGGAACTACTCAAGAAGACCTTCACAAACAATACGAAGCAGAAGCTGAGTCACGTACTAAGACTAACCTTGTTATCGAAGCAGTTGCGAAAGCTGAAGGATTTGACGCTTCAGAAGAAGAAATCCAAAAAGAAATCGAGCAATTGGCTGCAGATTACAACATGGAAGTTGCACAAGTACAAAGCTTGCTTTCAGCTGAAATGTTGAAACACGATATCGCAGTGAAGAAAGCTGTTGAATTGATCACAAGCACTGCAACAGTTAAATAA